CCAAATAAAGTAGTTATTATCTATGGTCCGCGCCGTTGTGGTAAAACAACCTTGATTAATAAATTTCTTGAAAAGGTTAATCAGAAACATTTATTAGTTAATGGTGAAGATATTATTATCCAGGAATATCTTAGTAGTCAATCTATTGAAAAGCTTAAAGGTTTTGTGGGTAAAAATAAACTTTTGGTGATTGATGAAGCCCAGAAAATAAAAGAGATTGGCTTGAATTTGAAACTCATTGTGGACAATATAAAAGATGTCAAAGTGATTGCGACTGGTTCTTCATCTTTTGATTTAGCTAAGAATATTGGCGAACCCTTAACTGGCAGAAAATATACTCTAAGAATGTTTCCCTTAGCTCAATTAGAAATAAAGGAGATTGAGAAAATTTTTGAGACAAAGGCCAATTTAGAAAATCGTCTTATATATGGTTCATATCCAGAAGTAGTTATAACTGCTAATAATGAAGAAAGAGAAAAATACCTTAAAGAAATTATTAGTTCGTACTTATATAAAGATATTTTAGAATTAGAAGGATTAAAACACTCCAATAAAATTGTCCGTCTCCTGCAACTGCTAGCTTTTCAAATAGGCAAGGAAGTATCTTTTAACGAGCTTGGCGGCCAATTGGGAATGAGCAAGAATACAGTGGAAAAATATTTAGATTTATTAGAAAAAACGTTTGTAGTTTATTCATTATCTGGCTTTAGCCGAAATTTACGCAAAGAGATAAGTAAGAATTCTCGTTATTATTTTTTTGATTTGGGCGTTCGTAATGCTTTGATTAATAATTTTAACCCCTTGAAATTAAGAGATGATTTGGGAATGCTTTGGGAGAATTATATTATAATAGAAAGAATAAAAAGGCAGGAATATCTTAAAATTTTTTCTAATAACTATTTTTGGAGAACTTATGACCAAAAAGAAATTGATTTTATTGAAGAAAGGAAAGGAAAACTTTATGGTTATGAGATAAAATGGGCGTTTAAAAAAAGTAGACCGCCAAAGGACTGGTTAGAAACTTATAAAAATGCTAAATATGAGATAATCAGCAAGGATAATTATCTTAAGTTTATAACCTAGATCAGATTAGATATTATTAAAGTGAAGGATATGGGACATCACCAACAACCTAACAGGCACCACCAAAACCTTCCCGCTCCGCATTGGTTTAGTTCAAGGTGAGTTTTTAAAATACAAAAGGGTCATCTCACATTTTTGAGAATGACCCTTTTTAGGTTTGTTATAATTTTTTAAAAATCATCCGGTTCCACTTTTTGCGCCACTAAAACCTCATTGGCAATCCGAACCAAATCCGATGGCAGTTTCTCCGCTTTAGAAACAAAATACAAGGCGCCTAAGTGGCAGCCCCTTTCTCTAACTTCCGGACCTTCAAGGTTGGTGAGCAAGATAACTGGAATGTCCGCGGTTTCTCCGCATCCTTTAGCTTGTTTGAGAAAATAAAAACCGTCTTTCTTGGGCATTGCGATGTCAACATAAGCCAAACTAGGTTTTTCTTTTTTTAGCAGCTTAAATCCCTCTTCAGCGCCAGCGGCTGTTAACACCCTAAATCCCTCAATCCGAAATTTATGGGCATACATTTTTAAAAAAAAGTCATCATCGTCAACCAATAAGATTTTTGGTTTTTCCTTTGCGCTTTGTTTTTTTGCCATAAAATAATAAGTTAAGAATTATCTATATTTATTATAAGGTATTTAAAGAAAAATTGAAAGTTAGTCTTGACAGGTTGTTTTTTCCGTGCTAAACTTATTGCATTGTCCAGACATCCTTAAACGGGGATGGGCAATATCTTTCCTCTCTCCCTTAACAAGAGAGGAGATGTCTATGAAAGTGCAAGTCATTCTAGCAGTACCCGTATTCCTGATGATAGCAGTAGTTGGCGAACTGCTGTTTGCCAGTCAGGCGTACAGTGGGGGTTTGGGCGAACCTTCACAGCAGCAACTGACACCCCAAGCAAAGGTTATGACAGTGAGCTGCAAAGCCTTTGCTTTTGTTGACGGTGCCAGGCCCAGAGAGGGGGCGCCGAAGAAAACAGCTCGCAGCGGACCCAAAACCCTTCGTCGAAGCCGGGTTAGGACCATGGCTTTTGTTAGCATCTGCGTCCCTTTGGGGCCAGCCAGCCAGCAAACTCCAAAGAAGGATTTTCTAAAGCCGGTTAAGGCGGAAACGCCTATAGCCTGTGAAGAGATTCTTCCGGAACTAATCCTAAAGCTTGGCGGAGTTCACCGCGTTCCTTGAGCGAGATAAGAGCCGCTCAATAACCCAGGGAGGATTTTGCCTGTCCCCACCCCAATGCCATAGTTTTATTAGTTTGTCAAGCTAAGAGTTATCCACAGTTAAGGCCTTGACAAAAAATTTCTTTAGGGATATGATGAAAATAGAATGATTTGCACAGAGATCTCTCTCTGCACTCTGGTGCCCCGCCCGCGAGATGTCGCCACGTCTCTCAAATGCCCCTGCTCTTTTTCCCCATGACGGGACACCACCGGCATTCAGGAGATTGCCCGGCAATCTCTTCGGGGGTCAGCCAAGCTTGGTTGACCCCTCTTTTTTTTCAAGAAAAAAAGGACGTCCTGGAATCAGCCGTCCTTTTGGTTTTTAGATTGAGGCGAGGAGGTCATTGACTCGTTCATTTTTTCTCCTTTTAAAAGAGCGTTAAAAAGATTTTACCATATACTCGTTTTCTAAATTATATCCGAGTTTGCGATAATAGTCACGGACGCCAATGCCGGAGATGACCGCGATTTTTTTATAACCGGCCTTTTTGGCCTTTCGACCCGGCTCAAAGTTTTTAACGATTTTTTCTGCTTCTGCCATTAGTTTTTTTCCGAATCCTCGGTGTTGGACTTTGCCGAGTTGACCGACCGGAATCATGGTGCCGTAGGTGTGGACCTCGCGGATGATCGCGGCGTTTTTAAGCGTTGGTAATTGAGTAATTGAGTAATTGAGTAATTGAGGGAGACGGAGACGTAGAAACGCAATGACTTTATCCTGTTTTACATCTTCGTAACTTAAAAATATTTCTTTACCTTGAGAAGCTTGGTATTCGCGTTTGATGAGTTTTACATCTTTCATTTTATAATCACTCCCGCGGATTTCGCGGCAGCGGATGCATTGGCATACGGACACGGATTGCCGCGGATTACTGACGGATGGCAACGGATCACGGATGCATTTTTTTGATTTTGTGTTGCTTTGCGTTGTTTGCGCTGTTGCCTGCATCTTTTGTTGAATAATTTGGCGGAGATTGGAAATTTTATTGCCGGCAATAATTGATTCTGAAGGAATGTCACGAATCAGGCGAGTGATGCGGACATAA
The sequence above is drawn from the Patescibacteria group bacterium genome and encodes:
- a CDS encoding ATP-binding protein — translated: MYVPQRQLKNLKNLLSPNKVVIIYGPRRCGKTTLINKFLEKVNQKHLLVNGEDIIIQEYLSSQSIEKLKGFVGKNKLLVIDEAQKIKEIGLNLKLIVDNIKDVKVIATGSSSFDLAKNIGEPLTGRKYTLRMFPLAQLEIKEIEKIFETKANLENRLIYGSYPEVVITANNEEREKYLKEIISSYLYKDILELEGLKHSNKIVRLLQLLAFQIGKEVSFNELGGQLGMSKNTVEKYLDLLEKTFVVYSLSGFSRNLRKEISKNSRYYFFDLGVRNALINNFNPLKLRDDLGMLWENYIIIERIKRQEYLKIFSNNYFWRTYDQKEIDFIEERKGKLYGYEIKWAFKKSRPPKDWLETYKNAKYEIISKDNYLKFIT
- a CDS encoding response regulator → MAKKQSAKEKPKILLVDDDDFFLKMYAHKFRIEGFRVLTAAGAEEGFKLLKKEKPSLAYVDIAMPKKDGFYFLKQAKGCGETADIPVILLTNLEGPEVRERGCHLGALYFVSKAEKLPSDLVRIANEVLVAQKVEPDDF